The Prinia subflava isolate CZ2003 ecotype Zambia chromosome 15, Cam_Psub_1.2, whole genome shotgun sequence genome contains a region encoding:
- the RFX7 gene encoding DNA-binding protein RFX7: MAEEQQPEGGQPPRRLAGTPAPGGALPALVPGLQGGEASALQHKIRSSICKTVQSKVDCILQEVEKFTDLEKLYLYLQLPSGPNNGDKSDQLSMSSSRAQQMHAFSWIRNTLEEHPETSLPKQEVYDEYKSYCDNLGYHPLSAADFGKIMKNVFPNMKARRLGTRGKSKYCYSGLRKKAFVHMPTLPNLDFHKTGDGLDGAEPSGQLQSADEEVVSAACRLVCEWAQKVLSQPFDTVLELARFLVKSHYIGTKSMAALTVMAGAPAGIKGIPQPSAFIPTAESNSFQPQVKTLPSPVDAKQQLQRKIQKKQQEQKLQSPLPGESPVKKTEGAATNGVTSISNGSPAILSPPPIGIVVAAVPSPIPVPRTRQLVTSPSPMGSSDSKVLPLNVQVVTQHMQSVKQPPKTPQNVPASPVGDRSARHRYPQILPKPANTSALTIRSPTTVLFTSSPIKTVVPAPHVNSLNVVKMTAISLAPSSSSVPVKQTPSVSTTAGAAEEGRTGPQIKNGSVVSLQSPGSKPSTVAATPAVKIKTEPEALLDENSAQGQESSDVSKSIKATPDLPPAQLINFEVAALKASADDVMELKPGKGCDQEAEEAGTKYKTQSDEITPVSSAGNNQSTLKLAVASQNLSSTSINSPPTGESMIKDKTCTKSPRKRQPSTLQDSQLPPVKKPLVEQFAAGNAVEGQKANNVKKALKVGSLANSDNTATLAQLPSKVPVTVPVPSTAAANLATDLSLSTNLNTCDPALEQQLASASSPDIKVKLEGNLFIIENDSKSDGSFNPNTWHHITKTSDFASVNCDQQQDISVMTIAGHSGSGDLQESAWEPVHCEGIQQDVYSQQLQSQIQDSLDQIQAQSSNQLPLQSELKEFEHTVPQSNENFFSFDDDLTQDSIVEELVLMEEQMSMNNSHPYGGCLGMALQSQAAAQGAPVSSHPGSTHFYHSIHNNSTPIHTPTPTPTPTPTPTPTPTPTSEMIAASQNMSRESPCSRLAQTTPVDSALGSSRHTPIGTPHSNCSSSVPPSPVECRNPFAFTPISSSMAYHDASIISSSPVKPMQRPMATHPDKTKLEWMNNGYSGVSNSSVANHGILTSYQELVEDRFRKPHAFAVPGQSYQSQPRHHDTHFGRVTPVSPVQHQAAPASSTTKQEGFAVPAPLDNKGTGSSLNNSLRCRSVSPAVHRQRNLSGSTVYPVSNIPRSNPTPFGSPVTPEVHNVFANIHADTSANNIAQRSQSVPLTVMMQTAFPSLQKQTNTKKITNVLLNKLDSDSDDAVRGLGMNNMPSNYTARMNLTQILETSTAFPSANPQSMINSSTSVYEFQTPNYLTKNSSTDQISFSSGDNQAQSDIGEQQLDFSSTVKDLLGEDSLPTNQQLVNQVASDLNNVASVFPSDIRLSSELSGSINDLNTLDTNLLFDPGRQQGQDDDATLEELKNDPLFQQICNESINSMTASGFEWMESKDHPAVEMLG, from the exons CAAGAAGTTGAGAAGTTTACAGACCTAGAGAAACTCTACCTCTACCTTCAGCTGCCTTCGGGTCCCAACAATGGAGACAAAAG CGATCAGCTCTCCATGTCATCCAGCCGTGCCCAGCAGATGCACGCCTTCTCGTGGATTCGCAACACCCTGGAAGAGCACCCCGAGACATCCCTTCCCAAGCAGGAGGTGTATGATGAATACAA GAGCTATTGTGACAATCTTGGCTACCACCCATTAAGTGCTGCTGACTTTGGAAAGATcatgaaaaatgtctttccaaATATGAAGGCTCGTCGTCTAGGCACAAGAGGCAAATCAAAATAT TGCTACAGTGGACTGAGGAAGAAGGCTTTTGTGCATATGCCAACACTACCCAACCTTGACTTTCATAAAACTGGAGATGGG ttGGATGGAGCAGAGCCATCCGGGCAGCTGCAAAGTGCTGATGAGGAAGTCGTCTCTGCAGCCTGCCGGCTTGTTTGTGAATGGGCCCAGAAAGTACTGAGCCAGCCTTTTGATACGGTCTTGGAATTGGCTCGTTTCCTTGTCAAAAGTCACTATATTGGTACCAAGTCAATGGCAGCTTTAACAGTAATGGCAGGGGCACCAGCAG gaaTAAAAGGGATCCCCCAGCCCTCAGCTTTTATACCTACTGCTGAAAGTAATTCTTTTCAACCACAAGTGAAAACTCTGCCATCTCCTGTTGATGctaagcagcagctgcagcgtAAGATCCAGAAGAAGCAGCAAGAACAGAAGCTGCAGTCTCCTCTGCCAGGAGAGTCTCcagtaaagaaaacagaaggcGCTGCAACCAACGGTGTGACCAGTATATCTAATGGAAGTCCTGCAATTCTGTCCCCTCCACCTATTGGCATTGTtgtggctgctgtccccagccccataCCG GTGCCAAGAACCAGGCAGTTGGTGACATCTCCAAGTCCCATGGGATCATCTGATAGCAAGGTCCTGCCACTCAACGTTCAGGTGGTCACTCAGCACATGCAATCAGTCAAGCAGCCACCAAAGACTCCCCAGAACGTTCCCGCTAGCCCCGTTGGTGACCGCTCTGCCCGGCATCGCTACCCGCAGATCTTACCCAAGCCAGCAAACACCAGTGCTCTCACCATCCGCTCTCCCACGACGGTGCTATTCACCAGTAGCCCAATCAAGACTGTTGTGCCAGCTCCACATGTGAATTCCTTAAATGTGGTAAAAATGACAGCAATATCTCTTGCCCCGAGCAGCAGTAGTGTGCCCGTCAAACAGACGCCTTCAGTGAGCACGACTGCAGGAGCAGCGGAAGAAGGGAGGACTGGTCCACAGATCAAAAATGGATCTGTCGTTTCACTTCAGTCTCCAGGATCCAAGCCTAGCACTGTTGCAGCTACGCCTGCAGTCAAGATCAAAACGGAACCAGAAGCATTGCTGGATGAGAACTCTGCACAGGGCCAAGAGAGCTCTGACGTGTCTAAATCTATAAAGGCAACCCCTGACCTGCCTCCTGCACAGCTAATTAATTTTGAGGTTGCAGCCTTGAAGGCTTCAGCAGATGATGTCATGGAGCTAAAACCGGGTAAGGGCTGTGATCAGGAAGCTGAAGAAGCAGGGACCAAATATAAGACACAGTCTGATGAAATCACACCAGTTTCTTCAGCAGGCAATAATCAAAGCACTCTTAAGCTCGCAGTTGCCAGTCAAAACTTGTCCAGCACCAGCATCAATTCACCTCCTACTGGTGAGTCTATGATTAAAGACAAAACATGCACTAAAAGTCCAAGAAAGCGACAGCCTTCCACACTTCAGGATTCCCAGTTACCACCTGTAAAGAAACCACTAGTGGAGCAGTTTGCAGCTGGTAATGCTGTAGAGGGTCAAAAAGCTAACAATGTTAAGAAGGCTCTGAAGGTTGGATCATTAGCTAACAGTGACAATACAGCAACACTTGCTCAACTTCCCAGCAAGGTACCCGTGACGGTACCTGTACCTTCTACAGCTGCTGCAAACTTAGCAACAGACCTTTCTTTGAGCACCAATTTAAATACCTGTGATCCTGCTTTAGAACAGCAGCTTGCATCAGCATCATCTCCAGATATAAAAGTAAAATTGGAAGGCAACTTGTTTATCATAGAAAATGATTCAAAATCTGATGGCAGCTTTAACCCAAATACATGGCACCATATCACCAAAACCTCTGACTTTGCATCTGTGAATTGTGATCAGCAGCAAGATATCAGTGTTATGACTATTGCTGGGCACTCTGGCTCTGGTGACTTACAGGAATCTGCGTGGGAGCCGGTGCACTGCGAAGGTATACAGCAGGATGTGTACAGCCAGCAGTTACAGAGCCAGATCCAGGACTCCTTGGATCAAATACAAGCACAGTCTTCAAATCAGTTACCTCTGCAGTCTGAGCTGAAAGAGTTTGAGCATACAGTCCCTCAGTCAAATGAAAACTTCTTTTCATTTGATGACGACCTTACCCAGGACAGCATTGTGGAGGAGCTGGTGCTCATGGAGGAGCAAATGTCCATGAATAATTCCCATCCTTATGGCGGTTGTCTAGGAATGGCACTTCAGAGTCAGGCTGCAGCTCAAGGAGCTCCCGTGTCATCTCATCCAGGCAGCACACACTTTTACCATTCGATCCATAACAACAGTACTCCAATTCACACTCCTACTCCCACGCCCACCCCAACTCCCACCCCCACCCCGACTCCAACACCCACCTCCGAAATGATTGCTGCATCTCAGAACATGTCTCGAGAGAGCCCTTGTTCAAGGCTGGCTCAGACGACTCCCGTAGACAGTGCCCTAGGAAGCAGCCGGCACACGCCCATTGGCACACCCCATTccaactgcagcagcagtgtccctcCAAGTCCTGTGGAATGCCGAAACCCATTTGCATTTACTCCCATCAGCTCTAGTATGGCTTACCACGATGCCAGCATCATATCGAGTAGCCCGGTAAAGCCAATGCAGCGGCCTATGGCTACCCATCCTGACAAAACCAAGCTCGAGTGGATGAATAACGGCTACAGTGGGGTTAGTAATTCTTCAGTTGCAAACCACGGCATCCTTACAAGCTACCAGGAGCTGGTGGAAGACCGCTTCAGGAAACCTCACGCTTTTGCAGTTCCCGGCCAGTCATACCAGTCTCAGCCGCGCCACCACGACACGCACTTCGGTCGCGTGACTCCTGTTTCACctgtgcagcaccaggcagccccagccagtAGCACTACCAAGCAGGAGGGctttgctgttcctgctcccttGGACAACAAAGGAACTGGTTCATCTCTCAACAACAGTCTGAGGTGCCGGAGTGTGAGCCCTGCTGTCCATCGCCAGCGTAATCTCAGTGGAAGCACTGTTTACCCTGTGTCAAATATACCACGCTCTAATCCGACACCTTTTGGAAGTCCAGTGACCCCCGAAGTTCACAATGTATTTGCTAATATCCATGCAGACACCAGTGCCAATAACATAGCACAGAGAAGCCAGTCGGTCCCGTTGACTGTGATGATGCAGACGGCCTTCCCGTCtcttcagaaacaaacaaacactaaaaaaataaCCAATGTGTTGTTAAACAAACTTGATTCTGATAGTGATGATGCAGTGAGAGGTTTGGGAATGAACAACATGCCCTCAAATTACACAGCCAGGATGAATCTCACTCAGATTTTGGAGACATCCACCGCTTTTCCTAGTGCCAACCCACAAAGTATGATCAATTCCAGCACTTCAGTTTATGAATTCCAAACACCAAATTACCTCACAAAAAATAGCAGCACCGATCAGATCAGTTTTTCTTCTGGAGATAACCAAGCACAATCAGACATCGGAGAGCAGCAATTAGATTTTAGCAGCACTGTAAAAGACCTTTTAGGGGAGGACAGTCTGCCAACAAACCAGCAGCTGGTGAATCAGGTGGCATCAGATCTCAATAACGTTGCATCTGTCTTTCCCAGCGACATCAGGTTGTCTTCCGAGCTCTCAGGCAGCATTAACGATCTGAACACTTTAGACACAAATCTACTGTTTGATCCAGGTCGTCAGCAGGGACAAGACGATGATGCTACACTGGAGGAATTAAAAAATGACCCCTTGTTTCAACAAATCTGCAATGAATCCATTAACTCAATGACTGCATCAGGTTTTGAGTGGATGGAGAGTAAGGATCATCCTGCTGTTGAAATGTTGGGTTAA